Below is a genomic region from Flavobacterium ginsengisoli.
TTAATCTTAGTTCTTTTATGAGTTTTCCGTAGCGATCAAATATTCTAATAGATGAATTAGGAGCCAAATAATTAGGATCGATTGTCCAAGTGTCATTATGGCCATCACCATTTGGAGTAAAGAATTTTGGATAAGGGAGTTCTTCAACAAAATGAATGCATTCTGATGTTGTAGCTCCAAGAATATTTATCGTTACAGGAATTCTGTCACTTTCGCAGCCGCTGATTGTTTGAGAAGCATAGTAAGTTATTCCATCTTCAAGAGAAGTTGATTCTGATAAAGGATTATTTGATGAAGTGCTTTCGTACCATTTTATATTTTGACCATCTATAGCAATATTACTGATTTTGGCATTTTTTTGAATGCAAAATGATTGTGGCGAATCTGAAAATGGAATTGAAGTATCCTGAATTTTTACTGATACAGCAAATCTTTCACTTTCGCAGTTATTTACTGTTTGTGTTGCATAGTATATTCTGGTTTCTAATAAATTAGTTTCAGACAAAAGACTTCCATTAGTTGCGGAATCGTACCATTTTAAATCTGTTCCTTTTATATTAAGGTTCTCTAAAGTAGCAATTTGGTCAATACAGAATTGCTGACTACTCTTACCGGTTGGTAGGGCAGTGTCATAAACGTGGACTAGAATTGGTATTCTATCGCTTTCACATCCAACAGTTTGCGAAGCATAATAGGTTTTATTATTTTCCAACAAAGTAGTATTTGCCAGTGCGGCAGCAGAAAAAGCGGTGTCATACCATTTTATGTTTTGACCTGTCATTTGAATGTTGCTTAATTTTGCATTCTCATTTTTACAAAACTCTAGATTTCCATTTGCAGTTGGAGCTACTGGTGTGTTTATAATTGAGATTGTAACTGCCAATCTAGATCCTTCACAATTATTTTCTGTCTGAGAAGCATAATAAGTTTTTCCATTTTCTAGATTTGTGGTTTCTGCTAATAAAGAACCATTGTTTAATGCGTTATACCATTTTATTGAAGTTCCCGTAATTTTAATAGTTGCTAAAGTTGCACTTTGTCCTGTACAAAATGTCTGATTTGCATCTCCAGAAGGAGCAGGAGTATCTTGAATTTTTATAGACACGGTAACTCTTTCGCTCTCACAGCCATTTATAGATTGCGAAGCATAATAAATCTTACCATTTTGAAGCAAAGTTGTATTGGACAAGAGAGATCCGTTTGTTAATGCGTCATACCATTTTATGTTTTGTCCTGCAATTGTAATTGAATTTAATGTCGCATTTTGTTGAATACAGAATGTTTGAGGGCTTACAAGAGTAGGCTTTGGAGTAAAATTTGTAAAAGGAGTTATAGTAACCGTGGTTGCATTTGAGATACAGCCCTTATTATTTTTCACTTTAATAGAATAAGTTTTTGGGTCAAGATTTGATTTCACTGCAGTTGTAACCCAGCTATCACCATTATCAAAACTGTATTCTGATGCAACATCGGTAATTGTAATAGTACCTTTAGGATTATTGCAATCGGGCTGGATAGTTGTAAATGCAGGATTGCTCGGATAATCTGTTGGAGGATTAATGGTCGCAGATAATGGAGCAGACTCACAGCCACGACTATTTTTAACTCGAACCATGTAGGTTCCAGCAACTAAATTACCCGAATTTGGATTGGCTGAATAATTTTTACCATTGTCAAAACTATATTGAGCGGCAGTACTTGTAATCGAAATTGAGCCAAATGGATTGCTGCAAGTAGTAGGTTGAGTAACATTTAAAGTTGGAATTGAGGGAGCATCTGGCGCTGCATTTATAGTTGCTTTATACGCAATAGATGGACAGCCATTTGTATATTTTATTCGGATAAAATAACTTCCAGGAGATAGACTGGCAGTATTGCTGTTGCTCCAATTAAGACCATCATCAAAACTATATTGATTTGCAACTGTAGTAACCATAATACTTCCAGTAGCCGAATTACAGCCCGTTGGTTCAGTAACTACAACTTGTGGCGCTTCGGGTATTACAGGTGCAGCTTGTATTGTCACAGGCACAGCAAGAGAAATACAACCAGATTTATTGATCATCAAATTATAGGTTCCTGCAGATAAATTAGATTTTGTTTTAGATGTTCCAAATGTAATTCCGTTATCAAAACTATAGAGATCAGCAGCGGTATTAATTGTAATTGATCCTGTAAAATTGGTGCATGTGGGCTGAGTTGTTGTAAAAGCAGGAGCTGCAAGCGGTGATAATGGCGATATCGTGACTTTAGCAAGATCTGAAACACAACCTACTGAATTTTTAATTTTTACAAAGTAAGTACCTGGAGATAGATCAGTTTTTGTATTAGAAAAAACATAAGTTAATCCATTGTCGTAACTATAAGTTGATGCATTTGTTGTAATGGTAATAGAACCTTTTGACGAGGTGCAATTTGGTTGTGTTGTAGTGAAATTTGGAGCCGCAATTGTAGTGCCAGAACTCAAGTTGGCAATAGTTGTTAATGATTCGCAACTATATGAATTTGTTTTGATTTTAATAATATATGTACCAGCTCCTACATTTACTTTCGTAGGACTCGTTGTCCAACTGTTTCCGTCATTGAAACTATAACTAATCGCGGGTGTTGTTATGGTAATGGTACCATCGGTTGCGCCACAAGAAGAAGGTTGAACTATCTTCACATCGGGTGCGGCAGGAATTGCAGGAGGAGTGTTTATATAAGTATAGCTACTAGAAGAGGTACAGCCTAAAGTATTTTTTATTATTACATTGTATGAGCCGTCAGCTAAATTTTTCTTTATAGGGTTTGTAGTCCAAGTTGTTCCTCCATCAAAACTATATTGGTCTGCAGTAGAATTTACGATTATAGTTCCTGTAGGATTACTGCATGTAGGCTGAATAGAAGTTATATTTGGTGACGGTAGGTAATACTTGTATATGTAAACATATTGTGAATTTGATTTACAACCTGTTACATTTTTAATAAGTACACTATAAGACGTATTTGCGGGATTTAATAAAATTGGATTTGTAGTCCAAGTGGTGCCTCCATCAAAACTATAACTGTCAGCAGGAGTTGTAACGGTAATGCTACCGTCGTTTCCGCAACTAGGTTGTACTACTTTTATGTTTGGATTGGGCAGATAATAAGGATTAATGTTTACTGATAAACCATAAGATTTACAACCTGTCGCGTTTTTTATCATAATGTTATAATAACCAGAAGTGAGTCCAGAAAGAACAGGCTTAGTTGTCCAAGTATTACCATTGTCAAAACTATAAAAAGCAAGCAACTGTTGCAATAGTAATGCTTCCATTAACGCCGCATGTTGGCTGGATTACTGTAAAATCAGGGTTAGGCAAATAATATTGTTGTAAGTAAGCGTATGCGTTGTATGGGTTAGATGTGCAACCAGAGGCATTTTTTACTACCAAAGAATAAGAGTTTGGACTAAGATTAGTAAATAAAGGATTAGTACTCCAAGTTCTACCTCCATCGATACTGTATTGTGCTTCAGTTGAAGTAAAGTTTATGCTTCCTCCAGTTCCACAAGTAGGTTGTGTTATTTTGAAGGTAGGATTGGGCAGATAAAACTCTTGAAGATATACTGAGTTCGAGTTAGAAACGCAACCTTGAGCATTTTTAATCACGGGGTAATAATATCCTGGAGATAGGTTAGAAAAAACAGGACTTGTTACCCAATTTGTCCCATCAAGACTGTAAAAGCTTGCAGTAGTATTAATTTTAATACTGCCTTTTGTTCCGCATCCTGGTTGAACTGTGGTTAAATTAGGTTGTGCCAGCATTGAAGAGTCCATATAAATGGAAATGTAATTGGATGTACAATTCCCTTTTTTTATCATTAAATAGTAAGATCCCTGACTTAAATTATTAAAAACCTTACTTGTACTCCAGGTTGAACCATAATCTATACTGTAATAATCTGCAGTAGTGTTGAATGTAATATTGCCAATATTTCCACAACTAGGGTTGGTAACTGTATAATCTGGATCAGGAAGCCTTGCGTTGTTAATTTGAACGCTTACCGAGTTAGAAACACATCCTAAACTATTTTTTATCGCAATGTTGTAATATCCATAAGAAGTAAGATTTGGTAATGAAGGAGAAGTTCCCCAAGTATAACCTCCATCAAAACTATAGAAACTAGCAGTTGTATTTATTTTAATGCTACCCGGAGATGTACAAGTGGGTTGAACAACAGTGTAATCGGGTACATCTATATTTGGATTATTTAAATAAGCAGTATTTGGATAAGAGGTACAGCCAAGGCTATTTTTTATAATTATGTTATAAATGCCAGGAGGTAATGATTTAGAATTTAAAGTTGTCCACGTTGCGCCATTGTCAAAACTATAAAAGTCGGATAATGAGTTGATAGTGATTTTTCCATTTGTACCACAAGTTGGCTGTTCCAAGCTAATAATCGGGGTATCCAAATA
It encodes:
- a CDS encoding T9SS type B sorting domain-containing protein, yielding MEALLLQQLLAFYSFDNGNTWTTKPVLSGLTSGYYNIMIKNATGCKSYGLSVNINPYYLPNPNIKVVQPSCGNDGSITVTTPADSYSFDGGTTWTTNPILLNPANTSYSVLIKNVTGCKSNSQYVYIYKYYLPSPNITSIQPTCSNPTGTIIVNSTADQYSFDGGTTWTTNPIKKNLADGSYNVIIKNTLGCTSSSSYTYINTPPAIPAAPDVKIVQPSSCGATDGTITITTPAISYSFNDGNSWTTSPTKVNVGAGTYIIKIKTNSYSCESLTTIANLSSGTTIAAPNFTTTQPNCTSSKGSITITTNASTYSYDNGLTYVFSNTKTDLSPGTYFVKIKNSVGCVSDLAKVTISPLSPLAAPAFTTTQPTCTNFTGSITINTAADLYSFDNGITFGTSKTKSNLSAGTYNLMINKSGCISLAVPVTIQAAPVIPEAPQVVVTEPTGCNSATGSIMVTTVANQYSFDDGLNWSNSNTASLSPGSYFIRIKYTNGCPSIAYKATINAAPDAPSIPTLNVTQPTTCSNPFGSISITSTAAQYSFDNGKNYSANPNSGNLVAGTYMVRVKNSRGCESAPLSATINPPTDYPSNPAFTTIQPDCNNPKGTITITDVASEYSFDNGDSWVTTAVKSNLDPKTYSIKVKNNKGCISNATTVTITPFTNFTPKPTLVSPQTFCIQQNATLNSITIAGQNIKWYDALTNGSLLSNTTLLQNGKIYYASQSINGCESERVTVSIKIQDTPAPSGDANQTFCTGQSATLATIKITGTSIKWYNALNNGSLLAETTNLENGKTYYASQTENNCEGSRLAVTISIINTPVAPTANGNLEFCKNENAKLSNIQMTGQNIKWYDTAFSAAALANTTLLENNKTYYASQTVGCESDRIPILVHVYDTALPTGKSSQQFCIDQIATLENLNIKGTDLKWYDSATNGSLLSETNLLETRIYYATQTVNNCESERFAVSVKIQDTSIPFSDSPQSFCIQKNAKISNIAIDGQNIKWYESTSSNNPLSESTSLEDGITYYASQTISGCESDRIPVTINILGATTSECIHFVEELPYPKFFTPNGDGHNDTWTIDPNYLAPNSSIRIFDRYGKLIKELRLNNSWDGNYLGNQEPSSDYWFTVTRFNGKEFRGHFSLKR